In the genome of Streptomyces sp. SAI-127, the window CTCCCGGCGGGAAGGGACACGGTCAGTCCGGGCTCGGGCGGGGCGCCCGTGAGCGCGGTGGTGTCGAGGTAGCGGATCTCGTAGGAGCGCTCGGTGAACCTCCAGCCGTCCGGGGTGCGGCGGTAGCGGTCGTGGTACAGGGCGTGGTTGGCGTGTGAACTGCCGTCGCGCATCCGCCCGAACTCCACGATGTACGCCCGTCCGTACGCGCTGTCGCCGTCGACCCCGACCACTCCCGGGTGCACGGTCTGCACGAAGTACTCCCACACGCCCCGCAGCCGTTCGATCCCCTCGCGGATCTCCTCGGGGCCGGTGAACTCGACGCCGGCGGCGGGTATCCGCAGGACGCCGTCCTCGGCGAACAGCGCGGCGAGGCGGTCGTAGTCCCGCAGCATCCCCGCGTCGGTGAACTCTCCCGCCAGTGCCTGGATCTCGATGCGGTCGGCGATGGCCCGCAGATCGGTCATGGTTCCTCCTCGGTCTCTCCGCTACGACGACACGGCCACCGAGAATGTGAGGACCTCACTTTTCGGGGTGTGGTCTCGTCGTACCGGCAAAGGAGGCGACCGTCATGAGCACACCGTCCGAGCCGGCCCTGAGCGCGATCATGGGTGAGCGGCGCCGGCTGATCAATCTCGCGTACCGGCTCCTCGGGTCCCTCGCGGACGCCGAGGACGTCGTGCAGGAGACGTACGCCCGCTGGTACGCCATGCCGCCCGAGCAGCAGGCGGCGATCAGGTCGCCGGGCGGCTGGCTGACCACGGTCGCCGGGCGGATCTGCCTGGACGTGCTCGGCTCGGCGCGGGCCCGGCGGGAGAGGTACGTCGGTGAGTGGCTCCCGGAGCCTGTGCCGGACAGCACGGAGTGGGCCGGCACCCCGGTGGATCCCGCCGACCGGGTCACGCTCGACGAGTCGGTCGGGATGGCCTTCCTCGTGCTGCTGGAGTCGATGACCCCGGCCGAGCGGGTGACGTTCGTCCTGCACGACGTCTTCCGCTACCCGTTCGCCGACGTGGCGGAGATCGTCGGCCGTACCCCGGCGGCCTGCCGTCAGCTGGCCGTCTCGGCCCGCCGGCGCGTGGGCGAGGCCCGGCCCCCCACGACGTCGACGGCCCGGCACGCGGGCGTGGTGCGGGATTTCAAGGAGGCCTGGCAGGCGAAGGACATCGGCGCTCTCGTCCAGCTCCTCGACCCGAACGCCGTGGCGACCAGCGACGGCGGCGGCCTCGTCACCGCCCTGCCCGTCCCGCTGCACGGCGGTGAGCCGATCGCCCGCTTCCTGGCCGGTCTCCTCACCGGCGCCCCCGAGACGGCCCTCCTGGAACGCACGGTGAACGGCCGGCCGGGCCTGGTGGTCCAGGTGGACGACACCGTCCAGGCGGTCCTCGCCCTCGATGTCGAGGACGACCGGGTCACCCGTATCTGGGCGGTACGGAACCCGGAAAAGCTGCGGCCCTGGACGGCGGGCTGAGGCACGCGAGGGGCCCGCCGGAAGCGGTGCTTCCGACGGGCCCCTCAACTACCGCTTCCTACAGGTCACTTCCCGTAGTAGGCGTTGTAGATCGAGATCGTCGACTTGTTGCCCTTCTTGTCGGCGATCTTGGCGTGGAAGGAGATGGCCTTCCCCTTCGCCGGGTTCTTCACGGTGATCTTGCCGCCCGAGACCGTGACCTTCTTCCAGGTCTGGCCGTAGTCGTACGACACGTACACCGCGAGGGACTTCAGGTTGGAGCCCTTGGCGGAGCCCTCGACGGTCAGCGGGATCTTGACCGTCTTACCGGCCTCGACCCTGCTGTCCAGACCCGTGGCCGCGTTGAAGCGGACCATGGAGGCGGGCAGCTTGGTGAAGTCGGCGGTCTTCTTGGACGAGAACGTCCAGCTGGCGTCGATCCGGGTGGAGGCCGCCGCGACCTTGACGCTGCGCTTGACCGAGGTCGTCAGCTTGTACGAGGCCTGGCCGGCCGGGACCTTGAAGGTCTTCTCGCCGAACAGCGGGTCGTCGTTCGAGCCGACCTTGACGCCGTTCTTGTACAGCGTCGTGTTGACCGAGGTGAACAGCGACGAGCCGGCGTGGCCCTGGCCGTCCGCGAACAGCGGGAGCGAGCCGAGGATCTCGTTGCCGTTGCGGAACAGACCGAAGTCGGCGTTGAGATGCGGGCCGAAGACCGCGGTGTTGAAGGTCTTCCCGTAGGACTTGCCGCCCTGGAAGGACTGCGAGGCACCGAGCGTGTAGAACGCCTCGGCGAGCGGGAAGCCGTCCGGGTCGACGCCACCGTCCTGCTCGAAGTCCATCTGCCACTTCACACCGCTGAGGGTGGACAGGTGCAGGGTGCGGGTGCCCGGCAGGGTCTGCTGGATACCCATCGAGGAGGCGGAGAAGGAGCCGGGCAGCCAGCCCACGGCGTTGATCGAGCCCTTCTTGCCACTGGCGGCGGCGCCCATGCCGACCTTCACCTTGGCCAGCTCGCTCGCCTTGTAGTGCTTGGTGTAACCGGTGGCGAACTGCTTGACCTTGCCGCCGGCGACGGTGTCGTACTGCTCGGTGGCGCCCTTGCTCCAGTGGCCGTCGAACTGCTGGGTGAGCGAGCCGTCGGTCACCTGCGGACCGATGTGCGCGGTGTTGAAGCCCGCGTACGAGTCCAGGAACCAGCCGAAGCCGTAACCGCTGTTGGGCGTCTCGATCTGGAAGCCGGGCGAGGCGAACTCCGACTTGGCGGCCGCGTCCGGCACGGTGATGTCGACCGGCTTGGCCTTGCGGGCGTCCAGCGTGACCGTCGTGCTCTTGGTGACGTTCAGCTTCGGCTGGACCAGCCAGTCGGTGCCCTTGGTGACGTCCTCCGGGTCCACGAAGGTCGTGGTGCTGAGGACGTAACCGCCCTTGGGCACGCGCACGGTGACGGTGCCGTCCTCGTCGTACGGCGTGTACCACTTGCCGTTGCCGAGGCCGGAGATACCGCTCAGGTCGCTCGAGTAGTTCTTGGTCGGCTGACCGTCACGGCCGAGGACCTTCAGCGTGACGTCGTACGACTCGACCTCGCGCTGCACCGCGGCCGCCGTGCGGACGGTCTGGCCGCCGCCCGTCGCGGTCACGTACGCCGAGTAGGCACCGTCGAGCGTGCCGCCCAGCTTCGTGTTGACGATGAGGTCGACGGATGCCGTGCCGCCGTTCGCCGGGACCGTCACCGTGGTGGCGCCCAGCTTGAAGAAGCCGGCCGGAGCGGCCTGGCCCTTCGGGTTGGTGGCCGTCGACGACAGCTTCAGCGTGACGTCCTTCGTACCGAGGTTGCGGTACGTCACCTTCTTGGTGTCCGGCTTGTCGTCGGTGTGCGGCCACGACTGCGTGCCGAAGCTCACCGACACCGGGTCGGCGATGACGGTCTGCTTGATGGCCTGGTCGACCTGGATACGGCCCGAACCCTGCTGGAACGGGGTGTACTTGCCGCCCTTCGTGGAGCCCGTCAGGGCGCCCTTCAGCTCGGCGTAGTCCCAGTCCGGGTGCTCCTGCTTGAGGATCGCCGCCGCGCCCGCGACATGCGGGGTCGCCATCGACGTACCGGAGATGGTGAGGTAACCGGCCGGCTTCTCGCCGACCTCCTTGGCGATGAGGCTGCCGGGAGCGGCGGCCGCGGTGATGTCCACGCCGGGCGCGGTCACGTCGGGCTTGATCTGCCCGTCGAGGCCGGGGCCGGTGCTGGAGAAGGACGCCAGCTTGTCCTTGTCGTCGACCGCGCCGACGGTCAGGGCCGAGGCGGCGCTGCCCGGGGAACCGATGGTCTGGTCGCCGAAGTCGCCCTCGTTGCCGGCGGCGATGGCGAACAGGATGCCCTTGGTCTGCGAGAGCTTGTTGACCTCGGCTTCCAGCGGGTCGATCTCGGGGGTGTCGCCGCCGCCCAGGCTGAGGTTGACGACGTCGGCGCCCTGCTCGGCCGCCCACTCCATGCCGGCGAGGATCTCCGAGTCCTCGCCGTAGCCGTCGTCGCTGAGCACCTTGCCGTTGAGCAGCTTGGCGCCCGGCGCCACACCCTTGTACTTGCCGCCCGACTTCGCGCCGGTACCGGCCGCGATGGAGGCGACGTGGGTGCCGTGGCCGAACTTGTCGGTCGCGTCGGCGGAGGTGGAGAAGTTCTTCGACGCGATCACCTGGTCCTTGAGGTCCGGGTGGGTCGCGTCGACGCCGGTGTCCAGGACGGCGATCTTGACGCCCTTGCCGTCGTAGCCCTTGGCCCAGGCGGTCGGGGCGCCGATCTGCGGCACGGACTTGTCGAGGCTGGCCTTGCGGACACCGTCGAGCCAGACGTGCGCGATGCCGGAGGCGGTCTTGTCGCCGTTGGTGACGGCGTCCCACAGCTCGGGCGCGTCCTCCTTCGGCGTCTGTACCGCGTCGGCGTTCAGGGAGGTCAGGGAGTGGCGGAGCGTGCCCGCGTCCCGGACGTCGCCCTTGGCCGTGCTCGCCGCGCCCTTGTAGCCGACGATCACCTTCAGTCCCTTGCTCTGGGACTTGCGGGTGGCGGCCTTGTTGAGCTCGGTGACGTCGAACAGCCGCTGGTCGAGCTTGCCGCTCGACACCAGGCGGACGACGTCGGACGGCAGCACGTAGGTGTGGCCGTCGGCCTTGCGGAGCTGAACGGGTATGTGCTCGCGGCCCTTCGCGGGCTCCAGGCCCACGACGCGGCCCTTGGCGTCCACGACGACGCGGTCACCGGTGATCAGGGTGATGCGGTGCTTGGGCGTGAGCTGCGCCTTGTTGGTCTGCGCGACGCTCGCCGTCTGCTGCGCGTCCGCCGACGCCGGGCTGGTCATGCCCGCCGCGAGCGCTACCGCGGCCGCCGCGGCGATCGTGGCCGCGCATGCCTTTTTCACTTGTCTGCGCAAGTTTCCCCCTTGCAGAAGGACCGGGTGAATTCCCCGTTCACCCGGGCGGGGGGAGACTCGCACGTATATACGTGCACCCCCCGGTGCTCGAAGTATGCCGAGGGGTGATCACGACCTCAATAGACAACTGCCCGACAGCAAAGTCTGTTACAAGACTGCCGGATTCAGGGGGAGTTGAGGCTCCGCGCTCAGGAGGCGGCGTTCTCCTTCACCGTGATCCTGCCCTTGCGGATCGTGGCGAGACGCGGGGCTTTCTTCGCGATGGCGGAGTCGTGGGTGACCATGATGAAGGTCAGCCCCAGCTCCTTCCACATGCGTTCGAGTACGTCCATGATCTCGTCGCGCATCGACTCGTCGAGGTTGCCGGTGGGTTCGTCGGCGAGGAGTACCTTCGGCTGCTTGACGAGGGCCCGGGCGATGGCCACCCGCTGCTGCTGTCCGCCGGACAACTCGGAGGGCAGATGCCTCAGGCGCTCGCCGAGCCCGACGGAGGTGAGGGCCTCGGCCGCCCGCTCCCGTCGCTCCTTTCCCTTCACGCCGAGGGGTACGAGGGCGGTCTCGACGTTCTCCTGGGCGGTGAGGGTGGGGATGAGGTTGAAGGACTGGAAGACGAAGCCGATGTTCTCGCTGCGGACCTTGGTGAGCCTGGCCTCCGACAGCTTGGCCAAGTCGGTGCCATCGAGCACGACTTCGCCTTCCGTGGGCTTGTCCAGTCCGCCGAGCATCTGGAGCAGGGTGGACTTGCCGCCGCCCGTGGGGCCCTGGATGACGAGACGGTCCCCGTCGGCGATGGTGAGGTCGACACCGGCGAGCGCGTCGACGGTGTCCTTGCCTCGGGAGTAGCGCTTGGTGACGCTTCTGAGTTCGTACATGTGAGTGCTCCGGGGTGGGTGGGGTTCGGGCTGGTGCGGTTCGTGTTCGGCTGCGGGTTGGTGGGGCCGGTCGCGCAGTTCCCCGCGCCCCTTGGGCACCCGGCCGGCCCCGACGGACGCTGCTACTCGACTCGCCGCAGCGCATCAGCCGGCCGCAGCCGGGACGCGCGCCAGCCGCCGAACGCCCCGGCGATGAGACCGCCGGCCACAGCCAGCCCGACCGCGATCGACACCGTCGTAAGGCTGACCGGAGCGGTCAGGGAGACGTCCAGCGTCCTGGCGGCCGCCTGACGGCCGAACCCACCGCCGAAGCCTCCGCCACCGGGACCGCCCGTGCCGCCACCGCCGCCGCCCAACTGGGCCTGCAACGTGGGGCTGACGGCCGTCACGACGTACGCGCCCGCCAGACCCAGCGCGATGCCCAGCGCCCCGCCCAGCAGCCCGTTCACCATCGCCTCGCCGACGACCTGCCGGGTCACCCGCCCCGACTTCCACCCCAGCGCCTTGAGGGTGCCGAACTCCCGCACCCGGCGCGAGACCGCGGACGAGGTCAGCAGACCGGCGACGAGGAAGGCGGCGATGAGCACGGCGATGGAGAGCCACTTGCCCACGTTGGTGGCGAGCGAGGAGGCCGTCGACAGCGACCCCGACACCGTGTCCGCGAGATCCGCCGAGGTCGTCACCGTCGTACCCGAGATGTTCTTCTGGATCGTCGACTTGACGGAGTCGATCTTCTGCGAGTCGGTCGCCTTGACGTAGATCGTGGTGACCTTGTTCTTCGAGTCGCTGAGGGTCTGCGCCTGGGTGAGCGGGATGTAGACGTTGGCGGCCGCGTCCCCGCTGTCCGCGGTGGCGATACCGATCACCTTGAACTTGACGCTCTTGATGGTGACGGTGGAACCGACCTTGAGTTTCTTCTCCTTGGCGTACGCGGAGTCGACGACGGCGACCTTGGCGGCGGTCTCGCTCGACGTGAACGTACGGCCGCTGGTGATCTTGGAGGAGGTCAGCGGGCCGAGGGCCGCCTTGGTGACGTCGGTGCCGAAGACGGAGTAGTTGTTGACGTCGAAGTCGGCGCCGCCGCCCCGCACTTCACCCTGTGGCTGGCCGGTGCCGCCGCCGTTCCGGCCGAAGCCGCCGCCTTCACCGCCCCCGTTGCCGTTCTGCTGGAACTCGCCGCGAGTGAACTGGCCGTTGATCTTGATGACTTGCAGGCTCAGCCCGCCGACCGCGTCCGAGACCCCGGTCTGCTGGTCGACCTTGGAGACCGTGGAGGTGGACAGGGTCTGGAACCCCTGCACCAGCACCCGGTCGCTGCTCTGCTCCGCGTCGGAGCCGTTGTCCTGCGCGTCGAACCGGAAACGCGGCCGCTCCGACGAATCGGCCTGCGGCTGGGCGGCCTTGGTGACCGTCATGTCCGTGCCCAGCCCGTACAGCGACTGGAGGACCTTGTCCTGGGCCTTCCCCATGCCGGACGACACGGAGCTGACCACGATGACCAGCGCGATCCCGAGCGCGAGCCCGGAGGCGACGACGAGGGCCGCCTTTCTGCGGCGGCGCAGTTCGCGCCTCAGGTAGGTGAAGAACATGGCCGAAAGCTAGGTACGGCGCGTGATGACTCCATAAGCCACGAATAAGAGCTGCATGAGAAGGCTGTCTGTGAGCCAGGAAGAGCCCCGGACGGACCTGTCAGTGCTGCGGCTGCCGGGAGGTCGTGACGTCCCCGACCTGTGCTCCGGACGAGACGGCGACCAGACGGACAGGCAGGTTCAACGCCGGACCAAGGGAGCTTCAGTCGAACAACGGCGTACGGTCTCGTCCCACCCGTCCAGAGGAGGCCGTCGCAGCGTGATGAGCCCGTTGGACCTGGAGGATGGCAGAGGCCGCGCCCGTTCGTGTCAGCACCCCCCGGAGCATCCACCCTGGGCCGTCACAGCCGACGAAGCGGACCGCGACCGGCTCCCCGCCGGACTCGCAACGCACTCGGACTCCTGCGCGACCAGCTCAAGGGCTGGGGCATCAAGGTCGTCTTCACGACCCTGACCCCTGCGACGGCTTCAGTCCCTGCACCGCGGCCGTCGACCAGAACCGCATCGACACCAACATCTGGATCACCGATCAACTCGACTTCACGTCCCCCACCGTGAGTTACGTGGACGCGGAGTCGGTCGTGGCGGTCACCGGCACGGCCAGTACGGCCGACCCGCAGGCCCTGAAGCTGGGCAACGACACCGCCCCCGCCGACTTCGACTCCGGTGACCACGTCAATCCGACGACGGACGGATACCAGGCCATCAGCGACTCCTTCGACCTCGCCTCACTCGGCCCGGACGCGTAGCGCAACCGCAGGAGGAAACGCGGAAGGCGGCCACCCCGAGGGGTGACCGCCTTCCCGCGTCAGTCGGCCGGCGTCGGTCAGACCGCCGACCCCGCCTTCCAGTCCGCCCAGTTCAGGTTCCAGCCGTTGAGGCCGTTGTCCGGGGCCACCGTCTTGTCGCCGGTGTTCTGGACGACCACCACGTCGCCGACGATCGAGTTGGTGTAGAACCAGTAACCCGCCGTGCCGGTGTCGTTGGCGCCCTTGGTGTCGGACAGGCCCACGCAGCCGTGGCTGGTGTTCACGTTGCCGAAGACGGACTTGGCGCCCCAGTAGTTGCCGTGCACGAAGGTGCCGGAGTTGGTGAGCCGGATGGCGTGCGGCACGTCCTTGATGTCGTACTCGCCCTTGCCGTCGTCGTCGGTGAAGCCCACGGTCGCGCCGTTCATGCGCGTCTCCTTGAACTTCTCCGACATCACCATGACGCCCTCGTACGTCTTGTTCTCCGGCGAACCGGCCGAGATCGGGATGGTCTTGATCGTCTGGCCGTTGTGCGTGATCTTCATCTGCTTGGTCTTGGCGTCGACGTACGAGACCTGGTTGCGGCCGATCTTGAACGTGACCGTCTTCTGCTGGACGCCGTAGACACCGGAGGCGCCCTCGACACCGTCGAGCGCGAGCTTCAGCGTGACGGTGGAGTTCTCCTTCCAGTACTCGTCGGGACGGCAGTCCATGCGGACGGTGGAGAACCAGTGGCAGACGACCTCCTGGCCGCTGCTGGAGGAGACCGTGATGCCCTTCTGCACGGCCGCCTTGTTGGTGATCTCCTTGTTGAAGTTGATCGACACCGGCATGCCCA includes:
- a CDS encoding nuclear transport factor 2 family protein, which produces MTDLRAIADRIEIQALAGEFTDAGMLRDYDRLAALFAEDGVLRIPAAGVEFTGPEEIREGIERLRGVWEYFVQTVHPGVVGVDGDSAYGRAYIVEFGRMRDGSSHANHALYHDRYRRTPDGWRFTERSYEIRYLDTTALTGAPPEPGLTVSLPAGSAEA
- the sigJ gene encoding RNA polymerase sigma factor SigJ, translated to MSTPSEPALSAIMGERRRLINLAYRLLGSLADAEDVVQETYARWYAMPPEQQAAIRSPGGWLTTVAGRICLDVLGSARARRERYVGEWLPEPVPDSTEWAGTPVDPADRVTLDESVGMAFLVLLESMTPAERVTFVLHDVFRYPFADVAEIVGRTPAACRQLAVSARRRVGEARPPTTSTARHAGVVRDFKEAWQAKDIGALVQLLDPNAVATSDGGGLVTALPVPLHGGEPIARFLAGLLTGAPETALLERTVNGRPGLVVQVDDTVQAVLALDVEDDRVTRIWAVRNPEKLRPWTAG
- a CDS encoding S8 family peptidase, with the protein product MKKACAATIAAAAAVALAAGMTSPASADAQQTASVAQTNKAQLTPKHRITLITGDRVVVDAKGRVVGLEPAKGREHIPVQLRKADGHTYVLPSDVVRLVSSGKLDQRLFDVTELNKAATRKSQSKGLKVIVGYKGAASTAKGDVRDAGTLRHSLTSLNADAVQTPKEDAPELWDAVTNGDKTASGIAHVWLDGVRKASLDKSVPQIGAPTAWAKGYDGKGVKIAVLDTGVDATHPDLKDQVIASKNFSTSADATDKFGHGTHVASIAAGTGAKSGGKYKGVAPGAKLLNGKVLSDDGYGEDSEILAGMEWAAEQGADVVNLSLGGGDTPEIDPLEAEVNKLSQTKGILFAIAAGNEGDFGDQTIGSPGSAASALTVGAVDDKDKLASFSSTGPGLDGQIKPDVTAPGVDITAAAAPGSLIAKEVGEKPAGYLTISGTSMATPHVAGAAAILKQEHPDWDYAELKGALTGSTKGGKYTPFQQGSGRIQVDQAIKQTVIADPVSVSFGTQSWPHTDDKPDTKKVTYRNLGTKDVTLKLSSTATNPKGQAAPAGFFKLGATTVTVPANGGTASVDLIVNTKLGGTLDGAYSAYVTATGGGQTVRTAAAVQREVESYDVTLKVLGRDGQPTKNYSSDLSGISGLGNGKWYTPYDEDGTVTVRVPKGGYVLSTTTFVDPEDVTKGTDWLVQPKLNVTKSTTVTLDARKAKPVDITVPDAAAKSEFASPGFQIETPNSGYGFGWFLDSYAGFNTAHIGPQVTDGSLTQQFDGHWSKGATEQYDTVAGGKVKQFATGYTKHYKASELAKVKVGMGAAASGKKGSINAVGWLPGSFSASSMGIQQTLPGTRTLHLSTLSGVKWQMDFEQDGGVDPDGFPLAEAFYTLGASQSFQGGKSYGKTFNTAVFGPHLNADFGLFRNGNEILGSLPLFADGQGHAGSSLFTSVNTTLYKNGVKVGSNDDPLFGEKTFKVPAGQASYKLTTSVKRSVKVAAASTRIDASWTFSSKKTADFTKLPASMVRFNAATGLDSRVEAGKTVKIPLTVEGSAKGSNLKSLAVYVSYDYGQTWKKVTVSGGKITVKNPAKGKAISFHAKIADKKGNKSTISIYNAYYGK
- a CDS encoding ABC transporter ATP-binding protein; translation: MYELRSVTKRYSRGKDTVDALAGVDLTIADGDRLVIQGPTGGGKSTLLQMLGGLDKPTEGEVVLDGTDLAKLSEARLTKVRSENIGFVFQSFNLIPTLTAQENVETALVPLGVKGKERRERAAEALTSVGLGERLRHLPSELSGGQQQRVAIARALVKQPKVLLADEPTGNLDESMRDEIMDVLERMWKELGLTFIMVTHDSAIAKKAPRLATIRKGRITVKENAAS
- a CDS encoding ABC transporter permease — translated: MFFTYLRRELRRRRKAALVVASGLALGIALVIVVSSVSSGMGKAQDKVLQSLYGLGTDMTVTKAAQPQADSSERPRFRFDAQDNGSDAEQSSDRVLVQGFQTLSTSTVSKVDQQTGVSDAVGGLSLQVIKINGQFTRGEFQQNGNGGGEGGGFGRNGGGTGQPQGEVRGGGADFDVNNYSVFGTDVTKAALGPLTSSKITSGRTFTSSETAAKVAVVDSAYAKEKKLKVGSTVTIKSVKFKVIGIATADSGDAAANVYIPLTQAQTLSDSKNKVTTIYVKATDSQKIDSVKSTIQKNISGTTVTTSADLADTVSGSLSTASSLATNVGKWLSIAVLIAAFLVAGLLTSSAVSRRVREFGTLKALGWKSGRVTRQVVGEAMVNGLLGGALGIALGLAGAYVVTAVSPTLQAQLGGGGGGTGGPGGGGFGGGFGRQAAARTLDVSLTAPVSLTTVSIAVGLAVAGGLIAGAFGGWRASRLRPADALRRVE
- a CDS encoding Ig-like domain-containing protein is translated as MEKRVMTVSKRRRGLTVASALLGGVLVLSACSGGDDSSSNGSGGDTSQAKADEAAAKKSSQAEIKITPKDGTDNASINNSAAVTVSKGTLTDVSMTTADGTKVAGELSADKTSWKPDTQLERSTTYKVAAEAKDSDGLVAHENASFTTVSPANSFIGNFTPEDGSTVGVGMPVSINFNKEITNKAAVQKGITVSSSSGQEVVCHWFSTVRMDCRPDEYWKENSTVTLKLALDGVEGASGVYGVQQKTVTFKIGRNQVSYVDAKTKQMKITHNGQTIKTIPISAGSPENKTYEGVMVMSEKFKETRMNGATVGFTDDDGKGEYDIKDVPHAIRLTNSGTFVHGNYWGAKSVFGNVNTSHGCVGLSDTKGANDTGTAGYWFYTNSIVGDVVVVQNTGDKTVAPDNGLNGWNLNWADWKAGSAV